The Brassica napus cultivar Da-Ae chromosome C7, Da-Ae, whole genome shotgun sequence genome has a segment encoding these proteins:
- the LOC106409422 gene encoding ribonuclease 1-like: MKLLHASLCLISLLLILPSIFAASSSEDFDFFYFVQQWPGSYCDTQRSCCFPTSGKPAADFGIHGLWPNYKDGTYPSNCDNTKPFDSSSISDLISSMQKSWPTLACPSGSGETFWEHEWEKHGTCSESVIDQYEYFQTALNLKQRTDLLGALTKAGINPDGKSYSIESIRDSIKESTGFTPWIQCNTDESGNSQLYQVYLCVARSGTGFIECPVFPRGKCGEEINFPSF; encoded by the exons ATGAAGCTTCTTCATGCATCACTGTGTTTGATCAGTCTCCTCCTGATCTTGCCTTCGATCTTCGCTGCTTCTTCCTCTGAAGATTTCGATTTCTTCTACTTCGTCCAACAA TGGCCAGGATCATACTGTGACACACAGAGGAGTTGTTGCTTTCCAACTTCTGGCAAACCAGCTGCTGATTTTGGAATTCACGGTCTTTGGCCTAATTACAAAGATGGAACTTATCCTTCCAACTGTGACAACACTAAACCATTCGATTCATCTTCG ATATCGGATCTGATCAGCTCAATGCAGAAGAGCTGGCCGACACTAGCTTGCCCCAGCGGCTCAGGCGAGACGTTTTGGGAACACGAATGGGAGAAACATGGTACTTGCTCCGAATCGGTTATCGACCAATACGAGTATTTCCAAACCGCTCTTAACCTTAAGCAGAGAACcgatcttcttggagctctaaCCAAAGCCG GAATCAATCCGGATGGAAAATCTTACAGTATAGAGAGCATCAGGGACTCTATCAAAGAGTCGACGGGTTTCACTCCTTGGATTCAATGTAACACAGATGAGTCTGGCAATAGCCAATTGTACCAAGTCTACCTCTGTGTTGCCCGGTCTGGTACCGGTTTTATCGAATGCCCGGTTTTCCCTCGTGGAAAATGTGGAGAAGAGATTAACTTCCCTTCTTTCTAA